GACGCGGTGGTGCAGGCCACGGAACATCGGCGTCGGCCGATTTTGTTGACGGCAGCGGCGGCGAGTATGGGGATGATCCCGATTGCCCGGGAAGTGTTCTGGGGGCCGATGGCCTACGCGATGATTGGCGGGATCATCATCGCCACCTTGCTGACGCTGCTGTTTTTGCCGGCGCTGTATGTGGCCTGGTACAAGGTACGCGAGCCGAAGAAACAAGCGCCGTAACGATCAGTCGGCTCGACGCCAAACGCTGGCCAACCAAGGCTGCTGCTCCCGCGGCAGCCCCGCCGGCCGGTAGTAATGCTCCAGCTCCACAAACCCCGCCTCGGTCAGCATTTGTTGCCACGCCGCCAGGTCGTAATACGCCCCATAACGCGGTCCGTTCCAGCCTTCCTGATTCTCGCCACGGGGATTGGAACTGAACAACACACCGCCCGGCTTCAATGCCGCGCGCAGTTGCTTCAACACCCTGGGCAACTCCTGACTCGGGACATGAAACAGCACCGCATTGGCAAAAATCCCGTCAAACCGCTCGGCTGGCAGATCGAGCTTCAGGAAGTCCTGCTGCCAGACCTCACACCCGCTGTCGTCCCGGGCCATCTGCGCAAGCTTTTCCGAACCGTCGAGCCCGATGGCGATGTGGCCCAGGCGGGTGAAGGTTTTCAGGTCGCGGCCGGGGCCACAGCCAAAGTCGAGAATGCTGAAGGGCGCCTCACCCTGGATGTGCCGTAGCAGGGCATCGATGTTCTGGCTGACATCGTGATCGCGAGTGCCTTCACGGAAGTCCTCGGCCACCGCGTTGTAATGGCCCAGGGTGGTAGAGGTGATCTGCTCCAGGTCGGCGGGAGTCTGTTTCATGGTCGGCTGCACAGAAAAAGAAAGAAGCACTGACTATAAGCGCTTTCGCACTTTTGATCTTGATTCAGCGCTTGTTCAACCCCCGCGCCAACCGATCCCCACCCAACTGAATCACCGCCACCAACACCACCAGCAACACAATCACCGTCAACATGATCTGGCTGTCAAAGCGCTGATACCCATATCGATAAGCAATGTCGCCCAACCCACCAGCGCCAATCGCCCCGGCCATGGCCGATGAGTTGATCATGGTCACCAGCGTAATGGTGAAGCCGCCGACAATCCCCGGCAGCGCCTCGGGCAGCAGCACATGCCAGACGATATGCCAGCGTCGGCAACCCATTGCCTGCGCCGCTTCGATCAACCCGTGGTCGACTTCCCGCAGGCTGACTTCGGCGATGCGTGCGAAGAACGGCGTAGCGGCAATAGTCAGCGGCACCACCGCTGCCCAAACGCCATAGGTGGTGCCGACGATCAACCGGGTGAACGGAATCAGCGCCACCATCAAAATCAGAAACGGAATCGAGCGGAACAGGTTCACGAACGCGCCCAGTGCGCGGTTCAGCGCCGGTGCTTCGTAGATCCCGCCTTTGGTGCTGGTGACCAGGATCACCGCCAGCGGAATACCCACCAACAGCGCGATCAGTGACGACACGCCGACCATCAGGAAGGTGTCGATGAAGCCTTGCAGCAATCGATCAAACCACATAACCCAGCACCTCCACCTGTTGCGCCCAATGACTGGCGCGCTGACGCAATTCCTCGGCACCGAGGGACGAACCGGTCACCGCCAGCAGCAATTGCCCCAGCGCATGGCCCTGAATCCGTTCCACGCCCCCTTGCAGCAAACGCACACGACCACCGAGGGCGCTGAACAGCGCCGCCAGGTCTGGCTCGTCGCGGGTATTGCCAGTGAATTGCAAGCGCAGGACCACGGCAGCGTCCGAAGACTGCGGCTGTGCCTGCAAGCGGCTTTGCAGTTCGTCCGGCAGGCCATGTTGCAGCGGTGCGAGCAAGGTCTTGCTCACTTCATGCTGCGGGTTGCCGAAGACTTCCCAGACCGGCCCTTGCTCGACGATTCGCCCGTGCTCCAGCACCACGACCCGATCACAGATATCGCGGATCACCGCCATCTCGTGGGTGATCAGCACGATGGTCAGGCCCAGGCGCTGATTAATCTCGCGCAACAGGCCGAGGATCGATTGGGTGGTCTCTGGGTCGAGGGCCGAAGTGGCCTCGTCGCACAGCAGAATCTCCGGGTCATGCACCAACGCACGGGCGATGCCGACACGTTGTTTCTGCCCGCCGGAAAGCTGCGCCGGATAAGCCTTGTGCTTGC
The Pseudomonas sp. GR 6-02 genome window above contains:
- a CDS encoding class I SAM-dependent methyltransferase, encoding MKQTPADLEQITSTTLGHYNAVAEDFREGTRDHDVSQNIDALLRHIQGEAPFSILDFGCGPGRDLKTFTRLGHIAIGLDGSEKLAQMARDDSGCEVWQQDFLKLDLPAERFDGIFANAVLFHVPSQELPRVLKQLRAALKPGGVLFSSNPRGENQEGWNGPRYGAYYDLAAWQQMLTEAGFVELEHYYRPAGLPREQQPWLASVWRRAD
- a CDS encoding methionine ABC transporter permease; the encoded protein is MWFDRLLQGFIDTFLMVGVSSLIALLVGIPLAVILVTSTKGGIYEAPALNRALGAFVNLFRSIPFLILMVALIPFTRLIVGTTYGVWAAVVPLTIAATPFFARIAEVSLREVDHGLIEAAQAMGCRRWHIVWHVLLPEALPGIVGGFTITLVTMINSSAMAGAIGAGGLGDIAYRYGYQRFDSQIMLTVIVLLVVLVAVIQLGGDRLARGLNKR
- a CDS encoding methionine ABC transporter ATP-binding protein, with product MTAAIQRRLETPEPHSAERTELHPELNRAHVRFIGLGKTYNGQQGPVAALHGIDLAIQRGEVFGIIGRSGAGKSSLIRTINRLEQPSSGRVLIDQVDIGEFDEDRLVALRRRIGMIFQHFNLMSAKTVWQNVELPLKVAGVPKEKREQKVRELLELVGLQGKHKAYPAQLSGGQKQRVGIARALVHDPEILLCDEATSALDPETTQSILGLLREINQRLGLTIVLITHEMAVIRDICDRVVVLEHGRIVEQGPVWEVFGNPQHEVSKTLLAPLQHGLPDELQSRLQAQPQSSDAAVVLRLQFTGNTRDEPDLAALFSALGGRVRLLQGGVERIQGHALGQLLLAVTGSSLGAEELRQRASHWAQQVEVLGYVV